From one Perca flavescens isolate YP-PL-M2 chromosome 4, PFLA_1.0, whole genome shotgun sequence genomic stretch:
- the si:ch1073-335m2.2 gene encoding msx2-interacting protein isoform X2, giving the protein MVRETRHLWVGNLPEHVREEKIVEHFKRYGRVESVKVLRKRGSEGGVAAFVDFVDIKSAQKAHNAVNKMGDRDLRTDYNEPGSVPSAVRGLEDGSPSSSRDVTGFSRGTVGPVFGPPVSLHTREGRYERRIDGSDSRERAYDHSPYGHHERSGTFDRQRHYNADYYRDRSMFAAAGPGSSAIGGSFEASDPHFDSRIRDPFTLTNSTRRDLYRDDRGRRVDRTYHHRRSRSSHSSQSRHPSPQRTTGQTPKTPHSPKRAPLSPVRGPRSRSRSRSSSSDSVSSTSSTGSGSDSNSSSSDGSRARSVQSSATHAPTSSMGLDSDEPRRSFGIKVQNLPVRSTDTSLKDGLFHEFKKHGKVTSVQIHGASEDRYGLVFFRQQEDQEKALTVSKGKLFFGMLIEVTAWNGPETESENEFRPLDGRIDEFHPKATRTLFIGNLEKTTSYQQLLDIFQRFGEIVDIDIKKVNGVPQYAFVQYSDIASVCKAIKKMDGEYLGSNRLKLGFGKSMPTTCVWLDGLASSVTEQYLTRHFCRYGHVVKVVFDRLKGMALILYNNTDFAQAAVRETKGWKIVGNKIKVDFASQESQMAFYRSMQASGQDIRDIYEIPAERREERRPPYHEFTAERAYYENIRTPGIYPEEARRDYAARNRERFPELEHYQGDHFDPRYHEDPRDYRDYRDPFEQDIRKYTYIQRERERERERFEADRSRWSPSHPRRPVTPTVSPSPSERAPRDSERRVYSQSERSGSVSSMSPPHFDKSEKSLLEHASKSDKSSQPDRVAGAEKTKRAKRKEKGDKDKAEKLKSRKAKGQSPSNPPETELETSFDGGSGRGRGSDQDAQERQKCKADDESLTENQLSIAHHDSVKSEISELSKGENSDLDGKNRLKKHLKPDIGNDGKDASLDSDRLAARKRRFADSGGRTIRQKRSRLEEEDAIPSSELSASATYLKESDTDKNKDSQRRDSRLKTDKSGTQKEGQEDPRGQREKSEGSLDPLESKPHPVHTSSRRFSHEGITDQSSIREQEHHAAFKFGTPNADQDKSIKNKEDHVDIDLSQSYRKQMEQNRRLHQQQQQRESDKSDNPGSPQGGEMEDLEHRSLVHEVGKPPEDVTDNFPSHKLKKLDQFEPDSGIKRERVYRSFRQKSEDPDWNNISSPGHQHFSHNADEDLVDLSQKELSRTEEKIHPDLELLVKRTHNTQVNKPNTPLLSVEEEQQKRWESRVKQDLLPDLNFSRSLSKNIHNRKRLEYGIWHDLEPGEVRSDYEEDRETKPHSPVPSTSMPFSERPRVDRFSDPKLAHLERNKFYSFALDQTITPDTKALLERAKSLSSSREDNWSFLDYDSHFASLRNRKDTEKVESAPRPTPSWYMKKKKIRIGSVDKLDDRKEEPKPVEQERRELFASRFLHSPVFELDSRRLQHLERKHEEPEHTQNQQPGPQVTVDGELDSGPVVLFHSRFLELTRLQQQKNKVRQLQEAKEDPMLRDENKVEKAPVQEQQALQSPKTESIMEPEIKPISPAEELISEPRLTPTPVTQSTAKDFPAPEEKSVAVNPAPDPYPPVSVIKEELKENEPVVSIHHVLTEASSDSEPAPIAAAEPSGSVDRCKPSPSEGKLDIITEDVKPLCTEKPCHRDCHDEFVSISETELDPETTQLEVPETSSPIPPSLLKEEKETQSVWKAVAEPEGEKKLQVSKMQMPIDNDINDEPVSPQKEHKPKEMKNKKGKSSPAQVALVPLISTSGSEKQATRKSERIDKEKLKRGSSPRAESKSSGKSPIHGSEPDMSEPGISAGRARRRNVKSVYATPVEDDAPVRSGKEITESPRSARKRGTDRDTTQQQNIEPDAPAPTPATKRGRPPKNRRQGDESSTIKVEKSKMDNKDTDSNESEVGERIPRMSKGKTSPHGTKGSLNLMSTVLVSGSTRKVEKLEMAEDDDQEMDSTDEDSSALQDSSSSCKEDPSIKIDQKKEDKEGRELARDKDIFHEKASEGKSNGKEPDSPVLEEKPNLEKDRVVRGKNKLTRTPKSPVLKNLKIRLNVTEVKDLLQLGEDEVGNQEDSSKKIRSGDNSDHVSKCTNANKGSNIEEMENASTLEKKDLLESPNSLISQELELEQAVENIAKLTDPAFPTETPMPPAPQTEVKSDPEEEKPSNPASETELMAAIDSITADGRTLTQAPPPSADVGSEPEIQNLIPSAKGDEPDTNTPAIQEESVFPSTPKKGTKGRPKTPKRSKGQKQVRKDFKEGPSISEELTTPLADSPPSSVKTVPATTPSAATTAVITLTTWKPELEPLAVKATDVNTESSSEEKIQNLKSVNPQSKNPICPKPQQAPPECISPSLSPLANRPIIRPIQTGKIPVSPPDWRHQPKDPEVSSSPVMPFAFKENQPLPSDSDNVDIDHCNSDLRQILMKHKNISLPGSSSIPSNLPTLQDQNPSESKTPSAVVPNKSPLPSSGMAAHPAPPICRPPASLPSPETKSVISVIASTATSVISRVCNPPEPEDKVNTNIGNPSADMTLPKPTYRPSKDDTGSYHGPSVGDDEGGSSARFIVESPTLGIGSCPGLRVNTSEGVVVLSHSGQKTEGPQRISAKISQIPQATAGDMESQQLVSMPQIKQEIYGHSHLGLQKGPLQIDHVHPGKTQSTLSSIKQESTGLEKMESYQSGPQGVVKRVTQGNQQVMSYHQEYMPIKHQKKMDGADPHITDGAKPPWTSAISPAISPHLPSPPANHVGFVTAAGDRAPSHISGVKPEPRSPRKSGHPHSPFTKVSSPIGSSSPKGIPVMLSTGLPAMQQFITGVHHPEQSVIMPPHSVPGSLGRMSPHRVTQSIPVGHLVQGDVRVNTPPLSVMSYGMHSEPLASPWSGPVQSRPTSPQAVGRDKVLKVNPGSLRAHEGEQEEARRFHQAPGRPSATQLKPETMQSDPRGPLRTSVQLEPYMAQRDMRVLLHQQGTDPHSGHIQETLPPSSAPSSLPLSLSPRAHVLPKGLSEKDITKPLEAKRPHSPLPKDGMMGIRQSGQAMASPQRVQLMPPGPSGSFPEYSGMYSNPRGIHSQMPETSPVGLNQPPLNVTPTMGADLQTKPDGKMTQPVNMVQLLTKYPIVWQGLLALKNDTAAVQLHFVCGNKALAHRSLPLQEGGALLRIVQRMRLEASQLESVARRMTGDSDFCLLLALPCGRDQDDVLNQTQALKAAFINYLQTKLAAGIINIPNPGSNQPAYVLQIFPPCEFSESHLSQLAPDLLNRISSISPHLMIVITSV; this is encoded by the exons ATGGTTCGGGAAACCCGGCACCTTTGGGTGGGAAATTTACCCGAACATGTTCGAGAGGAGAAAATTGTGGAGCATTTTAAAAG GTATGGGCGTGTGGAAAGTGTTAAAGTTCTGCGGAAGCGAGGGTCAGAGGGTGGTGTTGCAGCCTTTGTGGATTTTGTGGATATCAAAAGTGCGCAGAAGGCTCACAATGCTGTCAACAAGATGGGGGACAGGGACCTTCGGACTGACTACAATGAACCTGGTTCAGTCCCTAGTGCTGTTCGGGGCCTTGAAGACGGCTCCCCCTCGAGCAGTCGAGACGTTACAGGATTCTCTAGGGGAACAGTTGGTCCAGTGTTTGGCCCACCTGTGTCCCTTCACACCAGAGAGGGACGTTATGAACGGAGAATAGATGG CTCAGACAGCCGTGAACGTGCATATGATCACAGCCCATATGGACACCATGAGCGCAGTGGCACTTTTGACAGACAGCGTCACTACAACGCTGATTATTACCGAGATCGTTCCATGTTTGCTGCTGCTGGCCCAGGGAGCAGTGCTATCGGGGGAAGCTTTGAGGCATCAGACCCACATTTTGACTCTAGAATTCGAGACCCCTTTACTCTTACTAATTCTACACGACGTGACCTATACAGAGATGACCGAGGACGGAGGGTTGATAGAACTTACCATCACCGTCGGAGCCGATCATCTCATTCCTCACAATCAAGGCACCCTTCCCCACAACGGACCACCGGGCAAACTCCCAAAACTCCGCATTCCCCTAAAAGAGCTCCTTTGTCCCCTGTGAGAGGGCCACGATCTCGATCCCGCAGCAGATCTTCGAGCTCGGATTCTGtcagcagcaccagcagcacgGGCAGCGGAAG CGATTCAAACAGCAGCTCAAGTGATGGATCTCGGGCACGCTCTGTTCAGTCATCAGCTACGCACGCCCCTACGTCTTCTATGGGGCTTGACTCCGATGAGCCACGCAGAAGCTTTGGAATTAAAGTGCAAAACCTACCTGTGCGCTCCACAG ACACAAGTTTAAAAGATGGACTTTTCCATGAATTCAAGAAACATGGGAAAGTGACCTCAGTGCAGATCCATGGAGCATCAGAAGACCGCTATGGTTTGGTGTTTTTTAGACAACAAGAGGATCAAGAAAAAGCCCTCACCGTCTCCAAAGGAAAGCTGTTCTTTGGCATGCTTATTGAAGTCACAGCCTGGAATGGTCCTG AAACAGAGAGTGAAAATGAGTTCAGGCCCTTGGATGGCCGGATAGATGAGTTCCACCCAAAGGCCACAAGGACACTGTTTATAGGCAACCTTGAGAAGACCACCAGTTATCAACAACTCCTTGACATTTTTCAACGCTTTGGAGAAATTGTG GACATTGACATCAAGAAAGTAAATGGAGTTCCCCAGTATGCCTTTGTGCAGTATTCTGATATTGCCAGTGTCTGCAAGGCCATTaagaagatggatggagagtATCTGGGGAGCAACAGACTAAAG CTTGGGTTTGGGAAGAGTATGCCCACAACGTGTGTTTGGCTAGATGGTTTGGCCAGCAGTGTTACAGAGCAATACCTCACACGTCATTTCTGCCGCTATGGGCATGTAGTTAAG gttGTGTTTGATAGATTGAAAGGGATGGCCCTCATCTTGTACAACAACACAGATTTTGCTCAGGCAGCTGTAAGGGAGACCAAAGGTTGGAAGATTGTGGGCAATAAAATAAAG GTGGATTTTGCAAGTCAAGAGAGTCAGATGGCATTCTACCGGTCTATGCAGGCATCTGGTCAAGACATTAGAGACATCTATGAAATCCCTGCTGAACGACG AGAAGAACGCAGACCTCCATACCATGAATTTACAGCGGAAAGGGCTTACTATGAGAATATAAGAACCCCTGGCATCTATCCAGAGGAAGCTCGAAGAGACTATGCTGCTCGCAACAGAGAGCGTTTTCCTGAACTGGAACACTATCAGGGGGATCACTTTGACCCACGTTATCATGAAGACCCAAGAGACTACAGGGACTACAGGGACCCCTTTGAGCAAGATATCCGAAAATACACATATATTCAAAGGGAgcgagaaagagagcgagaacGCTTTGAAGCTGACCGCAGCAGGTGGAGCCCTTCCCATCCAAGGCGACCGGTTACTCCTACGGTATCACCTTCACCATCTGAGCGTGCTCCCAGAGACTCAGAACGCCGGGTTTACAGCCAGTCCGAGCGAAGTGGTAGTGTGAGCTCAATGTCACCACCACACTTTGACAAATCGGAAAAGAGCCTGCTGGAACATGCCTCGAAAAGTGACAAGAGCAGCCAACCAGATCGCGTTGCAGGTGCTGAGAAAACCAAACGAGCCAAACGAAAAGAGAAAGGTGACAAAGATAAAGCTGAGAAGCTTAAATCAAGGAAAGCGAAGGGGCAATCCCCATCCAACCCACCTGAAACGGAGCTTGAGACTAGTTTTGATGGAGGGTCTGGAAGAGGAAGGGGATCAGACCAGGATGCTCAAGAGAGGCAAAAATGTAAGGCAGATGATGAATCTCTCACTGAAAATCAGTTGTCAATTGCTCATCATGATTCTGTAAAAAGTGAAATATCTGAACTAAGTAAAGGTGAGAATTCAGACTTGGATGGAAAAAATCGACTCAAGAAACATCTAAAGCCTGATATTGGAAATGATGGGAAAGATGCATCATTGGATTCAGATCGCCTTGCTGCAAGAAAAAGGCGCTTTGCTGATTCCGGTGGCAGGACAATTCGTCAGAAGAGAAGCAGGCTTGAGGAGGAGGATGCTATTCCATCCTCTGAGTTAAGTGCTAGTGCCACATATTTGAAAGAGTCAGAcactgacaaaaacaaagattCACAACGGAGAGATTCAAGACTCAAAACTGATAAAAGTGGCACTCAGAAGGAAGGCCAAGAGGACCCTAGAGGACAAAGAGAGAAGTCGGAGGGATCTTTGGACCCACTGGAGTCAAAACCACATCCAGTGCACACTTCATCCAGAAGGTTTTCACATGAGGGAATTACAGACCAAAGCAGTATAAGAGAACAAGAACACCATGCTGCTTTCAAATTTGGTACTCCAAATGCTGACCAGGACAAAAGTATTAAGAACAAGGAAGACCATGTTGACATTGACCTCTCTCAGAGTTACCGCAAGCAAATGGAGCAAAATAGACGGTTGcaccagcagcaacagcagcgcGAGTCTGACAAATCTGACAATCCAGGAAGTCCTCAAGGAGGTGAAATGGAGGACTTGGAACATCGTAGTCTTGTGCATGAAGTTGGTAAACCACCTGAGGATGTCACAGATAATTTCCCGTCTCACAAACTAAAGAAACTAGACCAATTTGAACCTGACTCAGGAATTAAGAGAGAGCGTGTCTACAGGAGCTTTAGACAAAAAAGTGAAGATCCTGACTGGAACAACATCTCCTCTCCAGGACATCAGCACTTCTCTCATAATGCTGATGAGGACCTTGTGGACCTTTCTCAGAAAGAGTTAAGTAGAACTGAGGAAAAAATTCACCCAGATCTTGAGCTATTAGTCAAaaggacacacaacacacaggtAAACAAGCCAAACACTCCTTTACTTAGTGTAGAAGAAGAGCAACAAAAGAGATGGGAGAGCAGAGTTAAACAAGACTTGTTACCCGACCTGAATTTTTCTAGAAGTCTAAGTAAAAACATTCACAATCGCAAGCGTTTGGAATATGGTATTTGGCATGACTTGGAGCCTGGGGAAGTACGATCCGACTATGAGGAGGACCGAGAGACCAAACCCCACTCTCCTGTGCCCTCAACATCTATGCCTTTTTCCGAGCGTCCGAGGGTTGACAGGTTTTCAGACCCCAAACTAGCACATCTTGAAAGGAACAAATTCTACTCCTTTGCACTTGATCAAACCATTACACCTGATACAAAGGCTCTGCTCGAACGTGCAAAATCTCTTTCATCTTCAAGAGAAGATAActggtcatttttggattatGATTCTCACTTTGCAAGTTTACGCAACAGAAAGGATACTGAGAAGGTAGAATCGGCACCACGACCTACACCCTCCTGgtacatgaaaaagaaaaagattcgAATTGGATCTGTAGACAAACTTGATGACCGGAAGGAGGAGCCTAAACCGGTGGAACAGGAACGAAGGGAACTATTTGCCTCCCGCTTCCTTCACAGCCCCGTCTTTGAGCTGGACTCTAGGCGACTTCAACACTTGGAACGTAAACATGAAGAACCTGAGCatacacaaaaccaacaaccaGGTCCGCAAGTTACAGTAGATGGGGAACTTGACTCTGGGCCAGTTGTCCTTTTCCATAGTCGTTTTTTGGAACTCACACGACTGCAACAACAGAAGAATAAAGTCCGTCAGCTGCAAGAGGCAAAAGAAGACCCAATGCTCAGGGATGAGAATAAAGTGGAAAAAGCACCAGTTCAAGAGCAACAAGCTTTGCAGTCACCTAAAACAGAATCTATCATGGAGCCAGAAATAAAACCCATCAGTCCTGCTGAAGAGCTGATTTCTGAACCCCGACTCACACCTACTCCTGTCACACAATCTACAGCCAAAGACTTTCCCGCTCCAGAAGAGAAATCTGTTGCAGTAAATCCAGCCCCTGATCCTTATCCGCCTGTGTCTGTCATAAAGGAAgagttaaaagaaaatgaacCGGTTGTATCCATTCACCACGTCTTAACTGAGGCATCATCTGATTCTGAACCTGCACCAATAGCAGCAGCCGAACCCAGTGGTTCAGTGGATAGATGTAAACCTTCTCCATCTGAAGGGAAACTGGATATTATTACGGAGGATGTAAAACCTCTCTGTACAGAGAAACCATGCCATCGTGATTGTCATGATGAGTTTGTTAGCATTTCAGAAACCGAGCTTGATCCTGAGACAACACAACTGGAAGTGCCTGAAACCTCTAGTCCCATACCACCTAGTCTTctaaaggaagagaaagagacccAATCTGTTTGGAAAGCAGTAGCAGAACCtgagggagagaagaaacttCAAGTTAGTAAAATGCAGATGCCCATTGATAATGACATTAATGACGAGCCAGTCTCACCCCAGAAAGAGCATAAaccaaaagaaatgaaaaataaaaagggcaAATCTTCCCCTGCTCAAGTTGCTCTAGTTCCCCTCATATCTACCTCTGGTTCAGAGAAACAAGCAACGCGTAAGAGTGAGCGCATTGACAAAGAGAAGCTGAAACGTGGATCATCTCCAAGAGCTGAATCAAAGTCCTCAGGCAAATCTCCTATTCATGGATCAGAACCTGATATGTCAGAGCCGGGCATATCAGCAGGCAGAGCAAGACGAAGAAATGTTAAATCTGTGTATGCCACTCCAGTTGAAGATGATGCGCCAGTTCGTTCTGGAAAGGAAATTACAGAGTCACCGCGATCTGCACGAAAGCGAGGTACAGACAGAgatacaacacaacaacaaaatatcGAACCGGATGCACCTGCTCCAACACCTGCAACCAAACGGGGCCGTCCTCCCAAGAATCGCAGACAAGGCGACGAGAGTTCAACAATTAAAGTAGAAAAATCAAAAATGGACAATAAAGACACAGATTCAAATGAATCAGAAGTTGGGGAAAGAATTCCAAGAATGTCAAAAGGGAAAACATCCCCTCATGGCACAAAGGGTTCATTGAATCTGATGTCCACGGTCCTAGTATCTGGATCAACAAGGAAGGTAGAAAAACTTGAGATGGCTGAGGATGATGATCAGGAAATGGATTCCACAGATGAAGATTCCTCGGCTTTGCAAGATTCATCAAGTTCATGTAAAGAAGATCCATCAATAAAAATTGACCAAAAGAAAGAGGATAAAGAAGGAAGAGAATTGGCCAGAGATAAAGATATTTTCCATGAAAAGGCAAGTGAGGGTAAATCAAATGGGAAAGAGCCCGATTCCCCAGTGTTAGAAGAGAAACCCAACTTAGAAAAAGACAGGGTTGTTAGAGGTAAAAACAAGTTGACAAGGACTCCGAAGTCTCCTGTTCTCAAGAACCTCAAAATCAGGCTAAATGTGACAGAGGTGAAAGATCTTCTTCAGTTAGGGGAAGATGAAGTTGGGAATCAAGAGGATTCTTCAAAAAAGATCAGGTCTGGTGACAACAGTGATCATGTTTCAAAGTGTACTAATGCAAACAAAGGCTCCAACATTGAAGAAATGGAAAATGCTTccactttggaaaaaaaagatctCCTGGAATCACCAAACAGCTTAATTTCACAGGAGCTGGAATTGGAGCAGGCTGTGGAGAACATTGCTAAACTAACAGATCCAGCTTTTCCAACAGAAACACCGATGCCACCTGCCCCACAAACCGAAGTCAAAAGTGACCCAGAGGAAGAAAAACCTTCAAATCCTGCTAGCGAGACAGAACTCATGGCTGCTATTGACTCGATAACTGCTGATGGTAGAACCTTAACCCAAGCACCTCCACCAAGTGCAGATGTAGGTTCAGAACCTGAGATACAAAACTTGATTCCGTCTGCCAAGGGAGATGAACCGGATACAAATACACCTGCTATACAGGAGGAGTCTGTCTTCCCTTCCACACCCAAAAAGGGCACCAAGGGAAGACCTAAAACACCCAAACGTTCTAAAGGCCAAAAGCAAGTGAGAAAAGATTTTAAAGAAGGACCTTCAATAAGTGAGGAATTGACAACTCCTTTAGCAGATAGCCCACCTTCCAGTGTAAAGACTGTTCCTGCAACAACTCCATCAGCAGCAACTACTGCGGTCATTACTCTGACTACATGGAAGCCAGAACTTGAGCCTTTAGCTGTCAAGGCTACAGATGTAAACACAGAGTCATCTTCTGAAGAAAAGATTCAAAATCTTAAATCTGTTAACCCCCAGTCTAAGAATCCAATCTGCCCAAAGCCTCAACAGGCGCCACCTGAGTGCATCTCCCCTTCCCTATCTCCACTTGCCAACAGGCCAATTATCAGACCCATTCAGACAGGCAAAATTCCTGTTTCTCCACCAGATTGGCGCCACCAGCCTAAGGATCCAGAAGTGTCCTCTTCACCTGTCATGCCGTTTGCATTCAAGGAAAACCAGCCTTTACCCTCAGACTCTGACAATGTGGATATTGATCATTGCAACAGTGACTTGAGACAGATTCTTatgaaacacaaaaatatttcaTTGCCAGGCAGTAGTTCTATTCCTAGTAATCTACCCACCCTGCAAGATCAGAACCCCTCTGAAAGTAAAACTCCGTCAGCTGTTGTGCCAAATAAGTCACCCCTACCCAGTAGTGGAATGGCAGCTCATCCAGCTCCACCGATTTGTCGACCTCCGGCCTCACTACCATCTCCTGAAACAAAGTCTGTGATCTCTGTTATTGCATCCACTGCAACGTCTGTTATCAGCCGTGTTTGCAACCCTCCTGAGCCTGAGGACAAAGTAAACACAAACATTGGAAATCCCTCTGCGGACATGACTCTACCCAAGCCAACCTATAGGCCCAGCAAAGACGATACTGGATCATACCATGGGCCATCGGTTGGTGATGATGAGGGAGGAAGTTCTGCACGCTTCATTGTTGAGAGCCCCACTCTTGGTATAGGATCTTGCCCAGGTCTGAGAGTTAATACATCTGAAGGAGTGGTAGTATTGAGCCACTCAGGCCAGAAAACGGAGGGACCACAGAGGATTAGTGCAAAAATAAGTCAGATCCCACAAGCGACAGCAGGTGACATGGAATCTCAGCAGTTGGTATCCATGCCccagataaaacaggaaatatatGGTCATTCTCACTTGGGACTTCAAAAGGGGCCATTGCAGATAGATCATGTGCATCCTGGTAAGACGCAGTCAACTTTGTCTTCTATTAAACAAGAAAGCACTGGTTTGGAAAAGATGGAATCCTACCAATCTGGACCTCAAGGAGTAGTGAAGCGTGTCACACAGGGAAACCAGCAAGTAATGAGTTACCATCAAGAGTACATGCcaataaaacatcaaaagaaAATGGACGGTGCTGATCCTCACATAACGGATGGAGCTAAACCACCTTGGACCTCTGCTATAAGTCCTGCAATAAGCCCCCATTTGCCCTCGCCACCTGCCAACCATGTAGGTTTTGTTACAGCTGCTGGTGACCGAGCTCCCTCGCATATTAGTGGAGTAAAACCGGAACCACGATCCCCTCGCAAGTCAGGTCATCCGCACTCTCCGTTTACCAAAGTATCGTCGCCCATAGGCTCCTCGTCACCCAAGGGCATACCAGTTATGTTATCGACCGGCCTACCTGCCATGCAGCAGTTTATTACTGGTGTACATCATCCAGAGCAGTCAGTTATCATGCCACCTCACAGTGTTCCTGGGAGCTTGGGACGGATGTCTCCTCACCGTGTAACCCAGTCAATTCCAGTGGGGCATCTTGTCCAAGGAGATGTTCGGGTTAATACTCCACCTCTGTCTGTGATGAGCTATGGAATGCATAGTGAGCCTCTTGCCTCTCCCTGGTCTGGTCCCGTGCAGTCACGGCCTACATCACCCCAGGCTGTTGGCAGGGACAAGGTTCTCAAGGTAAACCCTGGTTCTTTAAGGGCCCATGAGGGGGAACAGGAAGAAGCCAGACGCTTCCACCAGGCTCCAGGAAGACCATCTGCTACACAGTTAAAACCGGAAACGATGCAGTCAGATCCTCGCGGGCCTTTGCGGACTAGTGTCCAGTTAGAACCCTACATGGCACAAAGAGATATGCGTGTGCTGTTGCACCAACAGGGCACAGACCCTCATTCTGGACACATTCAAGAGACTCTTCCCCCGTCTTCAGCGCCTTCCAGCCTACCCTTATCCTTGTCTCCAAGAGCACATGTTTTGCCTAAAGGTCTGTCTGAGAAGGATATAACGAAGCCATTGGAAGCAAAGAGGCCACACTCTCCTCTTCCTAAAGATGGAATGATGGGGATCAGACAATCTGGGCAAGCAATGGCATCTCCCCAGAGAGTTCAGCTTATGCCACCAGGACCTAGTGGCTCATTCCCAGAGTACTCAGGGATGTACTCCAACCCACGAGGCATCCATTCTCAAATGCCAGAGACGTCTCCTGTTGGACTTAACCAGCCACCACTGAACGTCACACCAACCATG GGTGCAGACCTCCAGACAAAACCAGATGGCAAGATGACGCAGCCTGTTAATATGGTGCAGTTGCTCACG AAATACCCTATTGTGTGGCAAGGCCTGCTGGCACTGAAGAATGACACCGCTGCAGTCCAGTTGCATTTTGTCTGCGGAAACAAAGCTTTGGCTCATCGATCACTGCCTCTACAAGAAGGAGGCGCATTGCTTAGGATTGTCCAGAGAATGAGACTAGAGGCTTCACAACTGGAGAGTGTAGCCCGAAGAATGACT GGGGACAGTGACTTCTGTCTTCTCCTTGCTCTGCCATGTGGACGAGATCAAGATGATGTCCTAAACCAAACTCAAGCTCTAAAGGCCGCTTTCATCAACTACTTGCAGACAAAGTTGGCTGCTGGTATCATCAATATACCCAACCCAGGTTCCAATCAG ccTGCCTATGTGCTACAGATTTTCCCACCATGTGAATTTTCAGAGAGCCACTTATCCCAGCTCGCCCCCGACCTTCTTAACAGGATCTCTAGCATCTCACCACACCTCATGATTGTCATCACCTCTGTGTAA